In Mycolicibacterium mucogenicum DSM 44124, the following are encoded in one genomic region:
- a CDS encoding carboxymuconolactone decarboxylase family protein, translating to MNSIEPARIEPGGFRELGPLNWVIAKIGAKTIRAPRFALFNVLGQHHLLFLTFLPYSGMLLGRSKLGLRDAELVILRVAHLRGSEYELQQHRRLARSRGVDAETQARIFEGPDAEGLTDRQRVLITATDEFVITRSVSDQTWKSLAAYLDRKQLIDFCLLAAQYDGLAATIATLRVPLDFPD from the coding sequence GTGAACAGCATCGAGCCGGCCCGCATCGAACCCGGCGGATTCCGTGAACTGGGCCCGCTCAACTGGGTTATCGCCAAGATCGGCGCCAAGACCATCCGGGCCCCGAGGTTCGCGCTCTTCAACGTCCTCGGCCAGCATCACCTGCTGTTCCTGACGTTCCTCCCCTACTCCGGCATGCTGCTGGGCCGCAGCAAGCTGGGGCTCAGGGACGCCGAGCTGGTGATCCTGCGCGTCGCTCATCTGCGCGGCAGCGAGTACGAGCTGCAGCAGCACCGTCGCCTCGCCCGCAGCCGAGGCGTCGACGCCGAGACGCAGGCCCGCATTTTCGAGGGGCCGGACGCCGAGGGCCTCACCGACCGGCAGCGTGTCCTGATCACCGCGACCGACGAGTTCGTCATCACCCGGTCGGTGTCCGACCAGACGTGGAAGTCGCTGGCGGCGTACCTCGATCGCAAGCAGCTCATCGACTTCTGCCTGCTGGCAGCGCAATACGACGGGCTGGCGGCGACCATCGCCACCCTGCGCGTGCCGCTGGACTTCCCGGACTAG
- a CDS encoding membrane protein, which produces MRANVVAAIGGLVVGHMVWLLAISLAMDTTSISFWVLVMSAVVFVVAGVAVFFARKFQERKAFAKSAFLWCLPVAPVLMTLAVLGVTYL; this is translated from the coding sequence TTGCGCGCGAATGTCGTTGCCGCGATAGGCGGTTTGGTCGTCGGCCACATGGTGTGGCTGCTGGCGATCTCGCTTGCGATGGACACCACCAGCATCAGCTTCTGGGTGCTGGTGATGTCCGCCGTGGTCTTCGTGGTGGCCGGCGTCGCCGTGTTTTTCGCTCGAAAGTTTCAGGAGCGCAAGGCTTTTGCGAAGTCCGCGTTCCTCTGGTGCCTGCCCGTCGCGCCGGTGTTGATGACGCTGGCGGTACTCGGGGTCACCTACCTGTAG
- the lpdA gene encoding dihydrolipoyl dehydrogenase, which translates to MTHYDVVVLGAGPGGYVAAIRAAQLGLTTAIVEPKYWGGVCLNVGCIPSKALLRNAELAHIFNKEAKTFGISGEASFDFGAAFDRSRKVAEGRVAGVHFLMKKNKITELEGYGTFTGPSSMRVALNAGGTEDLTFDNAIIATGSSVRLVPGTSLSENVVTYEKQIMTRELPGSIIIAGAGAIGMEFAYVLKNYGVDVTIVEFLPRALPNEDAEVSKEIEKQYKKLGVKILTGTKVESITDNGSDVTVLVSKDGATQELKADKVLQAIGFGPNVDGYGLETTGVALTERGAIAIDDHMRTNVPHIYAIGDVTAKLMLAHVAEAMGVVAAETIAGAETLTFDDYRMMPRATFCQPQVASFGLTEEQAKAEGYDVVVAKFPFTANGKAHGLADPTGFVKLIADKKHLELLGGHLIGPDVSELLPELTLAQKWDLTATELARNVHTHPTLSEALQEAIHGLAGHMINF; encoded by the coding sequence GTGACTCACTATGACGTCGTCGTTCTCGGAGCCGGTCCCGGCGGATATGTCGCCGCAATTCGCGCAGCCCAGCTGGGGCTGACCACCGCCATCGTCGAACCGAAGTACTGGGGCGGCGTCTGTCTCAACGTGGGATGCATCCCATCCAAGGCCCTGTTGCGCAATGCGGAGCTGGCCCACATCTTCAACAAAGAAGCCAAGACCTTCGGCATCAGCGGCGAGGCCAGCTTCGACTTCGGCGCGGCATTCGACCGCAGCCGCAAGGTCGCCGAGGGTCGCGTCGCGGGCGTGCACTTCCTGATGAAGAAGAACAAGATCACCGAGCTGGAGGGCTACGGCACCTTCACCGGCCCGAGCTCGATGCGCGTCGCGCTCAACGCCGGTGGTACCGAGGACCTCACCTTCGACAACGCGATCATCGCCACCGGTTCGTCGGTGCGGCTGGTGCCCGGCACCTCGCTGAGCGAGAACGTCGTCACCTACGAGAAGCAGATCATGACGCGGGAGCTGCCCGGCTCGATCATCATCGCCGGTGCGGGCGCCATCGGCATGGAGTTCGCGTACGTGCTGAAGAACTACGGCGTCGACGTCACCATCGTCGAGTTCCTGCCGCGCGCGCTGCCCAACGAGGACGCCGAGGTCTCCAAGGAGATCGAGAAGCAGTACAAGAAGCTGGGCGTCAAGATTCTCACCGGCACCAAGGTCGAGTCCATCACCGACAACGGGTCGGATGTGACCGTCCTGGTGAGCAAAGACGGCGCCACCCAGGAGCTCAAGGCTGACAAGGTGTTGCAGGCCATCGGTTTCGGTCCCAATGTCGACGGCTACGGGCTGGAGACCACCGGTGTCGCGCTCACCGAGCGCGGTGCCATCGCGATCGACGACCACATGCGCACCAACGTGCCGCACATCTACGCCATCGGTGACGTGACCGCCAAGCTGATGTTGGCGCACGTGGCCGAGGCGATGGGTGTGGTGGCCGCCGAGACCATTGCCGGCGCCGAGACGCTGACCTTCGACGACTACCGCATGATGCCGCGCGCCACGTTCTGCCAGCCGCAGGTCGCGAGCTTCGGTCTCACCGAGGAGCAGGCCAAGGCCGAGGGCTACGACGTCGTCGTCGCCAAGTTCCCGTTCACCGCCAACGGCAAGGCGCATGGCCTGGCCGACCCGACCGGTTTCGTGAAGCTGATCGCCGACAAGAAGCACCTCGAGTTGCTCGGTGGTCACCTCATCGGTCCGGACGTCTCCGAGTTGCTGCCCGAGCTGACCCTGGCCCAGAAGTGGGACCTGACCGCCACCGAACTGGCCCGCAACGTGCACACCCACCCGACGCTGTCGGAGGCGCTGCAGGAAGCAATCCACGGCCTGGCCGGCCACATGATCAACTTCTGA
- a CDS encoding cyclopropane mycolic acid synthase family methyltransferase: MSNSLMPHFDDVQAHYDLSDEFFRLFLDPTQTYSCAYFVRDDMTLQEAQLAKIDLALSKLGLLPGMKLLDIGCGWGSTMLRAVERYDVDVVGLTLSRNQAAHVQRAFGRMNTARSREVRLQGWEQFDEPVDRIVSIGAFEHFGPDRYPEFFRRTYAAMPPGGVMLLHTICGFDFRDAKELGIPLTFEFARFVKFLLTDIFPGGRLPIISVVEELATAAGYTVTRKHSLQPHYATTLDIWAQNLAAHRDEAIRIQSREIYDRYQKYLTGCAELFRNKQADVVQFTLHK; the protein is encoded by the coding sequence GTGTCCAATTCGCTGATGCCGCACTTCGATGATGTGCAGGCACACTACGACCTGTCCGACGAGTTCTTCCGGCTGTTCCTCGATCCGACGCAGACCTACAGCTGCGCGTATTTCGTGCGCGACGACATGACGCTGCAGGAAGCCCAGCTGGCGAAGATCGACCTGGCGCTGAGCAAGCTCGGACTGCTGCCGGGGATGAAGTTGCTGGACATCGGCTGCGGATGGGGCTCGACGATGCTGCGCGCCGTCGAACGGTACGACGTCGATGTGGTCGGCCTGACGCTGTCGAGGAACCAGGCGGCCCATGTCCAGCGCGCCTTCGGCCGGATGAACACCGCACGCAGCCGCGAGGTCCGGCTGCAGGGCTGGGAACAGTTCGACGAACCCGTCGACCGGATCGTGTCGATCGGCGCCTTCGAGCATTTCGGACCCGACCGCTATCCGGAGTTCTTCCGGCGGACGTATGCGGCAATGCCACCAGGCGGCGTTATGCTGCTGCACACCATCTGCGGTTTCGACTTCCGGGACGCCAAGGAACTCGGCATCCCGCTGACCTTCGAATTCGCCCGCTTCGTCAAGTTCCTGCTGACGGACATCTTCCCGGGCGGCCGGTTGCCGATCATCTCCGTGGTGGAGGAGCTCGCGACCGCAGCCGGATACACCGTCACCCGGAAACACTCGCTGCAGCCGCACTACGCCACGACCCTCGACATCTGGGCGCAGAACTTGGCGGCGCATCGGGACGAGGCCATCAGAATCCAGTCCCGGGAAATCTATGACCGCTATCAGAAGTACCTGACCGGTTGTGCCGAGCTGTTTCGCAACAAGCAGGCCGACGTCGTCCAGTTCACCTTGCACAAGTAG
- a CDS encoding cyclopropane mycolic acid synthase family methyltransferase: protein MNETTPSATQLQPHFDDIQAHYDISDDFFGLFQDPSRTYSCAYFEPPGLSLEDAQMAKIDLNLGKLDLQPGMTLLDIGCGWGATVRRAVEQYDVNVIGLTLSKNQFAYTKRLLDGIDSTRTRELQLHGWEQFHRPVDRIVSIEAFEHFGFDRYDDFFKNCFDILPSGGRMVIQSSTGYHPYDLNRRGKALTFETARFIKFMVTEIFPGGRIPTADMMVEHGRKAGFEVTECLSLRPHYIQTLGIWADTLQAHREQALAITSEEVYQRYMRYLRGCLHYFSDEMLDVNLVTYVKP, encoded by the coding sequence ATGAACGAAACCACGCCCTCCGCAACGCAATTGCAGCCGCATTTCGACGACATCCAGGCGCACTACGACATCTCCGACGACTTCTTCGGCCTGTTCCAGGACCCCAGCCGCACCTACAGCTGCGCGTATTTCGAGCCGCCGGGTCTGAGCCTCGAAGACGCGCAGATGGCGAAGATCGATCTGAATCTCGGCAAGCTCGACCTGCAACCGGGCATGACGCTGCTGGACATCGGTTGCGGCTGGGGCGCGACCGTGCGCCGCGCCGTCGAGCAGTACGACGTCAACGTCATCGGCCTGACGTTGTCGAAGAATCAGTTCGCGTACACCAAGCGCCTGCTCGACGGCATCGACTCGACGCGTACCCGGGAGCTGCAACTGCACGGCTGGGAGCAGTTCCACCGGCCGGTGGACCGGATCGTGTCCATCGAGGCCTTCGAGCACTTCGGGTTCGACCGCTACGACGACTTCTTCAAGAACTGCTTCGACATCCTGCCCTCAGGCGGCCGGATGGTGATCCAGAGCAGCACCGGATACCACCCCTACGACCTGAATCGCCGGGGCAAGGCGCTGACGTTCGAGACCGCGCGCTTCATCAAATTCATGGTCACCGAGATCTTTCCGGGTGGACGGATCCCGACCGCCGACATGATGGTCGAGCACGGCAGGAAAGCCGGGTTCGAGGTGACCGAATGCCTGTCGCTGCGCCCGCATTACATCCAGACGCTCGGCATCTGGGCCGACACGTTGCAGGCGCACCGCGAGCAGGCCCTGGCCATCACCTCAGAGGAGGTCTACCAGCGCTACATGCGATACCTGCGCGGGTGCCTGCACTACTTCAGCGACGAGATGCTCGACGTCAATCTGGTGACCTACGTCAAACCCTGA
- a CDS encoding DUF779 domain-containing protein — MPSRALITAEAAELLRALQNQHGPLMFHQSGGCCDGSSPMCYPDGDFIVGDRDVLLAVLDVGPDGVPVWISGPQFEAWQHTQLIIDVVAGRGSGFSLEAPEGKRFLSRGRVFTDAENAELNAQPPVTGAQFAQGVRPVRDGTLIVEHAEEACPVPAARQGLT, encoded by the coding sequence ATGCCATCTCGGGCACTGATCACCGCCGAAGCCGCCGAGCTGCTGCGCGCACTGCAGAACCAGCACGGCCCCTTGATGTTTCACCAGTCGGGCGGATGCTGCGACGGCTCGTCGCCGATGTGTTACCCCGACGGCGACTTCATCGTCGGGGACCGGGACGTGCTGCTGGCGGTGCTCGACGTCGGCCCCGACGGCGTTCCGGTGTGGATCTCCGGGCCGCAGTTCGAGGCCTGGCAGCACACCCAGCTCATCATCGACGTGGTCGCGGGCCGGGGCAGCGGGTTCAGTCTGGAGGCGCCCGAAGGCAAGCGCTTCCTGTCGCGCGGCCGGGTGTTCACTGACGCGGAGAACGCCGAGCTCAATGCGCAACCGCCCGTCACCGGCGCACAGTTCGCGCAGGGCGTCCGGCCGGTACGGGACGGGACGTTGATCGTCGAGCACGCCGAGGAGGCGTGCCCGGTGCCCGCTGCGCGTCAGGGTTTGACGTAG
- a CDS encoding prolyl oligopeptidase family serine peptidase → MSSESVAPEDPVAPLAPGEDPYLWLEDVTGDDALAWVRAHNEPTIAEFGGERFEQMRADALEVMDTDARIPYVRRRGEFLYNYWRDAENPRGLWRRTTLDSYRTDAPEWDVLIDLDKLAADEDENWVWAGADVIEPGLNLALIALSRGGADATVVREFDMETRQFVEDGFNLPEAKSSVSWETPDTVLVGTDFGPGAMTESGYPRIVKRWHRGQPVSEAVTIFEGAASDVSVGAGYDSTPGFERLLVSQSTDFFNRERYEVRGDELVRIDVPTDAAISIHREWLLIRPRAEWTVGETTYAAGTLLAARYDDYLAGNRDLSVVFEPDDHSSMQNFAWTRDRLLLQTLVDVIGHIELVTPGTWEREDIPGVPKHATTVIVDVDEYGDEIFLDSSGFDSPSRLLWGHAGGEVTEIKRAPGFFDASEVEVSQHFATSADGTRIPYFVVGQRGVTEPRKTLLSGYGGFESSLLPGYAGVLGRLWLTKGGTYVEANIRGGGEYGPRWHTQAMREGRHLVYEDFAAVAADLVRRGITTVEQLAAEGGSNGGLLMGVMLTRYPELFGALVCSVPLLDMKRYHLLLAGASWVAEYGDPDNPDDWEFISKYSPYQNISADRKYPALLMTTSTRDDRVHPGHARKMTAALEAVGHRVHYYENIEGGHGGAADNSQAAFKAALVYSFLERTVGS, encoded by the coding sequence GTGAGTTCTGAATCCGTCGCCCCGGAAGATCCCGTCGCTCCGCTCGCCCCAGGAGAAGATCCCTACCTCTGGCTCGAGGACGTCACCGGTGACGACGCCCTCGCCTGGGTGCGCGCGCACAACGAGCCGACGATCGCCGAATTCGGCGGCGAGCGCTTCGAGCAGATGCGCGCCGACGCCCTCGAGGTGATGGACACCGACGCCCGCATCCCGTACGTCCGCCGGCGCGGCGAGTTCCTCTACAACTACTGGCGCGACGCGGAGAACCCGCGCGGGCTGTGGCGGCGCACCACGCTGGACAGCTACCGCACCGACGCCCCCGAGTGGGACGTGCTGATCGACCTGGACAAGCTCGCGGCCGACGAGGACGAGAACTGGGTCTGGGCCGGCGCCGACGTCATCGAGCCGGGCCTGAACCTCGCGCTGATCGCGTTGTCGCGTGGCGGAGCCGACGCCACCGTCGTGCGCGAGTTCGACATGGAGACAAGGCAGTTCGTCGAGGACGGGTTCAACCTGCCGGAAGCCAAGTCGAGCGTCTCCTGGGAGACCCCCGACACGGTGTTGGTGGGCACCGATTTCGGGCCGGGCGCCATGACCGAGTCGGGGTACCCCCGGATCGTCAAGCGGTGGCACCGCGGGCAGCCGGTATCGGAGGCCGTGACGATCTTCGAGGGCGCGGCGTCCGATGTCAGCGTCGGCGCCGGCTACGACAGCACACCGGGTTTCGAGCGACTGCTGGTGTCGCAGTCCACCGACTTCTTCAACCGCGAACGCTACGAGGTCCGCGGCGACGAGTTGGTCCGCATCGACGTCCCCACCGACGCCGCGATCTCCATTCACCGCGAATGGCTCCTGATCCGGCCGCGCGCCGAATGGACCGTCGGCGAGACGACGTACGCGGCGGGAACGCTATTGGCCGCGCGCTATGACGACTACCTCGCCGGAAACCGCGATCTGAGCGTGGTTTTCGAGCCCGACGACCACAGCAGCATGCAGAACTTCGCGTGGACCCGCGACCGGCTGTTGCTGCAGACGCTGGTGGACGTCATCGGTCACATCGAGCTCGTCACCCCCGGCACGTGGGAGCGCGAGGACATCCCCGGCGTGCCGAAGCACGCCACCACGGTCATCGTCGACGTCGACGAGTACGGCGACGAAATCTTCCTGGACTCAAGCGGATTCGACAGCCCGTCGCGTCTGCTCTGGGGTCACGCCGGTGGTGAGGTCACCGAGATCAAGCGCGCACCGGGATTCTTCGACGCCTCCGAGGTCGAGGTGTCGCAGCATTTCGCTACATCCGCCGACGGTACGCGCATCCCGTATTTCGTTGTGGGACAACGCGGTGTCACCGAGCCGCGCAAGACGTTGCTGAGCGGGTACGGCGGCTTCGAGTCGTCGCTGCTGCCCGGCTACGCCGGGGTGCTCGGCCGGTTGTGGCTGACCAAGGGCGGTACGTACGTCGAGGCCAACATCCGCGGCGGCGGCGAGTACGGGCCGCGCTGGCACACCCAGGCCATGCGCGAGGGCCGTCACCTCGTCTATGAGGACTTCGCCGCCGTCGCAGCCGATCTGGTGCGCCGCGGCATCACCACCGTCGAACAACTCGCCGCCGAGGGCGGCAGCAACGGCGGTCTGCTCATGGGCGTCATGCTCACGCGGTATCCGGAGTTGTTCGGCGCGTTGGTGTGCAGCGTGCCGTTGCTCGACATGAAGCGGTATCACCTGCTGCTCGCCGGCGCGTCGTGGGTGGCCGAGTACGGCGACCCCGACAACCCCGATGACTGGGAGTTCATCTCGAAGTACTCGCCGTACCAGAACATCTCGGCCGACCGGAAGTACCCGGCGCTGCTGATGACCACGTCGACGCGCGACGACCGGGTACACCCGGGCCATGCGCGGAAGATGACGGCGGCCCTCGAAGCCGTCGGCCACCGCGTCCACTACTACGAGAACATCGAGGGCGGGCACGGCGGGGCCGCGGACAATTCGCAGGCCGCGTTCAAGGCCGCGCTGGTCTACTCGTTCCTGGAGCGCACCGTCGGCTCGTGA
- the ppk2 gene encoding polyphosphate kinase 2 produces the protein MTLDASAAETYTVRDDDDDDPELVLLPSGEVVDTWREGYPYDERMKRDEYEEQKRLLQIELLKLQKWSQTNGLRHVIVFEGRDAAGKGGTIKRFMEHLNPRGARVVALEKPTERERTQWYFQRYVTHLPAAGEIVLFDRSWYNRAGVERVMGYCTPKQHAEFVRQAPLFEQMLANDGISLTKLWFSVTQAEQRTRFTIRQVDPVRQWKLSPTDLASLDKWDAYTAAKEEMFAWTDTEVAPWTVVKSNDKKRARINAMRHVLGKFDYDNKDHEVVGHADPLIVGRALSD, from the coding sequence GTGACCCTCGACGCTTCTGCTGCTGAGACCTACACCGTCCGCGATGATGACGACGACGACCCCGAACTGGTGCTGCTGCCCAGCGGGGAAGTCGTCGACACCTGGCGCGAGGGGTACCCGTACGACGAGCGCATGAAGCGTGACGAGTACGAAGAGCAGAAGCGTCTGCTGCAGATCGAGCTGCTGAAGCTGCAGAAGTGGAGCCAGACCAACGGGCTGCGGCACGTCATCGTCTTCGAGGGCCGTGACGCCGCCGGTAAGGGCGGCACCATCAAGCGGTTCATGGAGCACCTCAACCCGCGCGGGGCCCGCGTCGTCGCGCTGGAGAAGCCGACCGAGCGGGAACGCACCCAGTGGTACTTCCAGCGGTACGTCACGCACCTGCCGGCCGCCGGCGAGATCGTGCTGTTCGACCGCTCCTGGTACAACCGGGCCGGCGTCGAGCGCGTGATGGGCTACTGTACGCCCAAGCAGCACGCCGAATTCGTCCGTCAGGCACCGCTTTTCGAACAGATGCTGGCCAACGACGGCATCAGCCTCACCAAGCTGTGGTTCTCGGTGACGCAGGCCGAGCAGCGCACCCGCTTCACGATCCGTCAGGTCGACCCGGTGCGGCAGTGGAAACTCTCGCCGACGGATCTGGCCTCGCTGGACAAGTGGGATGCCTACACCGCGGCTAAGGAAGAGATGTTCGCGTGGACGGACACCGAGGTTGCGCCGTGGACCGTGGTGAAGAGCAACGACAAGAAGCGCGCCCGGATCAACGCCATGCGGCATGTTCTCGGTAAGTTCGATTACGACAACAAGGACCATGAGGTGGTCGGACACGCCGATCCGCTGATCGTGGGACGGGCGCTGTCCGACTGA
- a CDS encoding aldehyde dehydrogenase family protein produces the protein MTATSDVRSPGSGTIYDPATGAIAGTVSWTDPADVPRIAAGLRAAQREWEARGPQGRAKVLARFAVWLNDHRDEVEALLIRETGKSMVDAKAEIPLAILIISYVVKTMEKALAPDTRPAPLPMLSVKKITVHYRPRAVVGIIAPWNYPVANALMDAIGALAAGCAVLLKPSERTPLTAELLLRGWTDSGAPEVLALAQGAREVSEAVIDNSDFIQFTGSTATGSKVMERAARRLTPVSLELGGKDPMIVLEDADVELAANAAVWGAMFNAGQTCVSVERVYVLEPAYDAFVEAVVKAVQNLKVGAGEGYHLGAQIDASQVDITERHVNEAVAAGARALTGGKRPDGPGSFYPPTVLVDVDHSMACMTEETFGPTLPIMKVATVGEAVRLANDSPYGLSATVFSGDVQRAKDVALQLDCGAVNINDVLANLMCTTAPMGGWKTSGIGARFGGADGIRKFCRQETVVEPRTSKGTGGNYYHNSMKALARMNNVLTKVSLIRPKRTAK, from the coding sequence ATGACCGCTACGTCTGACGTCCGTTCGCCCGGCTCCGGCACCATTTACGACCCCGCCACAGGTGCCATCGCAGGAACCGTGAGCTGGACGGACCCGGCCGACGTCCCTCGCATCGCCGCCGGCCTGCGCGCCGCGCAGCGCGAATGGGAAGCCCGCGGGCCGCAGGGCCGGGCGAAGGTGCTGGCTCGTTTCGCGGTGTGGTTGAACGACCACCGCGACGAGGTCGAGGCCCTGCTGATCCGCGAGACCGGCAAGTCGATGGTCGACGCCAAGGCCGAGATCCCGCTGGCGATCCTGATCATCTCGTACGTGGTGAAGACCATGGAGAAGGCGCTGGCGCCCGACACCCGCCCCGCGCCCTTGCCCATGCTGTCGGTCAAGAAGATCACCGTGCACTACCGCCCGCGTGCGGTCGTCGGCATCATCGCGCCCTGGAACTACCCGGTGGCCAACGCGTTGATGGACGCCATCGGGGCACTCGCGGCCGGTTGTGCGGTCCTGCTCAAGCCGTCCGAGCGGACCCCGCTGACCGCCGAGCTGCTGCTGCGCGGCTGGACCGACTCCGGCGCCCCCGAGGTGCTGGCCCTGGCGCAGGGCGCCCGCGAGGTGTCCGAGGCCGTCATCGACAACTCCGACTTCATCCAGTTCACCGGCTCGACGGCCACGGGCAGCAAGGTCATGGAGCGCGCGGCGCGCCGCCTCACCCCGGTCAGTCTCGAACTCGGCGGCAAGGACCCGATGATCGTCCTCGAGGATGCCGACGTGGAGCTGGCCGCCAACGCCGCGGTCTGGGGCGCGATGTTCAACGCGGGGCAGACGTGTGTGTCCGTCGAGCGTGTCTACGTGCTGGAACCGGCCTACGACGCGTTCGTCGAAGCCGTCGTCAAGGCGGTGCAGAACCTCAAGGTGGGCGCCGGTGAGGGCTACCACCTCGGCGCGCAGATCGACGCCAGTCAGGTGGACATCACCGAGCGGCACGTCAACGAGGCCGTGGCGGCCGGCGCCCGCGCGCTGACCGGCGGCAAGCGCCCCGACGGCCCGGGCAGCTTCTACCCGCCGACGGTGCTGGTCGACGTCGACCACTCGATGGCGTGCATGACGGAGGAGACGTTCGGCCCGACCCTCCCGATCATGAAGGTCGCGACCGTCGGCGAGGCGGTCCGTCTGGCCAACGACAGCCCCTATGGCCTGAGCGCGACCGTGTTCTCGGGCGACGTGCAGCGGGCCAAGGATGTGGCTCTGCAGCTCGACTGCGGCGCGGTGAACATCAACGACGTGCTGGCCAACCTGATGTGCACCACCGCGCCGATGGGCGGCTGGAAGACGTCGGGCATCGGCGCGCGGTTCGGCGGCGCCGACGGCATCCGCAAGTTCTGCCGCCAGGAGACGGTCGTCGAGCCGCGCACGAGCAAGGGCACGGGCGGCAACTACTACCACAACTCGATGAAGGCCCTGGCCCGCATGAACAACGTCCTCACCAAGGTGTCGTTGATCCGGCCCAAGCGCACCGCCAAGTAG
- a CDS encoding mycothiol transferase — MSDTAAARELLRDSFTRLIEHVDEVTDGLTEEVSLWRPTPEANSIAWLLWHSARCQDMQLCDVAGIEQVWTSEGWEQRFALDLPKSDAPGYDIGYGHTAEDVGKVRPPVELLVGYYRAVHKVTLEYVATVTPEELERIVDRRWNPPVTASVRLVSIVDDCAQHLGQAAYVRGIAAHR; from the coding sequence ATGTCTGACACCGCTGCGGCGCGGGAACTGTTGCGCGACTCGTTCACTCGGCTCATCGAGCACGTCGACGAGGTCACCGACGGCCTGACCGAAGAGGTGTCGCTCTGGCGGCCGACGCCGGAGGCCAACAGCATCGCGTGGCTGCTGTGGCACAGCGCGCGGTGTCAGGACATGCAACTGTGCGATGTCGCGGGCATCGAGCAGGTCTGGACCAGTGAAGGCTGGGAGCAGCGGTTCGCGCTCGACCTGCCGAAGAGCGACGCGCCCGGCTACGACATCGGGTACGGCCACACCGCCGAGGACGTCGGCAAGGTGCGGCCGCCGGTCGAGCTTCTGGTCGGCTACTACCGCGCCGTGCACAAGGTCACGCTCGAGTACGTCGCGACCGTGACGCCCGAGGAACTCGAGCGGATCGTCGACCGACGCTGGAATCCGCCGGTCACCGCGAGCGTGCGACTCGTCAGCATCGTCGACGACTGCGCGCAGCACCTCGGGCAGGCCGCGTACGTGCGGGGCATCGCCGCGCACAGATGA
- a CDS encoding VOC family protein gives MIDHFGINCSDWAKSQQFYDTVLGVLGFSRQLDFGIAIGYGRDGKPDFWIADASAGEASGPNREVHFAFQAADTDAVTAFHDAAVKVGAESLHAPRLWPEYHPGYFGAFVRDPDGNNVEAVFHGAAG, from the coding sequence ATGATCGACCACTTCGGTATCAACTGCAGTGACTGGGCCAAGTCCCAGCAGTTCTACGACACCGTTCTCGGTGTCCTCGGGTTCAGCCGGCAGCTGGATTTCGGCATCGCCATCGGTTACGGCCGCGACGGCAAGCCGGACTTCTGGATCGCCGATGCCAGCGCTGGCGAGGCCTCGGGCCCGAACCGCGAGGTGCACTTCGCATTCCAGGCCGCGGACACCGATGCGGTCACCGCGTTCCACGACGCCGCGGTCAAGGTCGGTGCCGAGTCCCTGCACGCGCCCCGGCTGTGGCCCGAATACCACCCCGGCTACTTCGGAGCCTTCGTCCGCGACCCCGACGGCAACAACGTCGAGGCGGTCTTCCATGGCGCGGCCGGGTAG